One Clavelina lepadiformis chromosome 1, kaClaLepa1.1, whole genome shotgun sequence genomic region harbors:
- the LOC143444268 gene encoding AP-2 complex subunit mu-like produces MEVKVVLKSSFKPTLLAQKIEVRIPTPLNTSGVQVLCMKGKAKYKASENAIVWKMKRMAGMKESQISAEIELLPTAEKKKWSCPPISMNFEVPFAPSGLKVRYLKVFEPKLNYNDHDVIKWVRYIGKSGLYEIRC; encoded by the exons ATGGAAGTGAAG GTTGTCCTCAAGTCGAGCTTCAAACCGACGCTCCTGGCTCAGAAGATCGAAGTCCGCATCCCGACTCCTCTCAACACCAGCGGGGTGCAGGTTCTCTGCATGAAGGGGAAGGCAAAATACAAAGCGAGTGAGAACGCCATCGTGTGGAA AATGAAGCGCATGGCAGGGATGAAAGAGTCTCAGATCAGCGCCGAGATCGAGTTGCTTCCAACTGCCGAGAAGAAGAAATGGTCCTGTCCCCCAATTTCAATGAACTTCGAA GTTCCATTCGCTCCATCTGGGCTCAAGGTTCGATACTTGAAGGTTTTTGAACCAAAGCTCAACTACAACGACCATGATGTTATAAAGTGGGTGAGATACATCGGAAAAAGTGGCTTGTACGAAATCAGATGTTGA